Proteins encoded in a region of the Equus asinus isolate D_3611 breed Donkey chromosome X, EquAss-T2T_v2, whole genome shotgun sequence genome:
- the LOC106835085 gene encoding spindlin-2 isoform X1 has translation MALGAGQEIEGMKTPNAQEAEGQQPRAAAGRTTGSANMTKKKASQKKQRGRPSSQPRRNIVGCRISHGWKEGDEPITQWKGTVLDQVPINPSLYLVKYDGIDCVYGLELHRDERVLSLKILSDRVASSQVSDANLANTIIGKAVEHMFEGEHGSKDEWRGMVLAQAPIMKAWFYITYEKDPVLYMYQLLDDYKEGDLRIMPESSESPPAEREPGGVVDGLIGKHVEYTKEDGSKRIGMVIHQVEAKPSVYFIKFDDDFHIYVYDLVKKS, from the exons ATGGCGTTAGGAGCCGGGCAAGAAATTGAAG GCATGAAGACCCCCAACGCACAGGAGGCCGAAGGGCAACAACCCAGGGCAGCTGCGGGACGGACCACTGGGTCCGCAAACATGACGAAGAAAAAAGCCTCCCAAAAGAAGCAGAGGGGCAGACCTTCGTCCCAGCCCCGCAGGAACATCGTGGGCTGCAGAATTTCACACGGATGGAAGGAAGGCGATGAGCCCATAACCCAGTGGAAAGGAACCGTTCTGGATCAGGTGCCTATAAATCCCTCTCTTTATCTGGTGAAATATGATGGAATTGACTGTGTCTATGGACTGGAACTTCACCGAGATGAAAGAGTTTTGTCTCTTAAAATTCTTTCCGACAGGGTGGCATCATCTCAGGTCAGTGATGCAAACCTTGCAAATACCATAATTGGTAAAGCTGTGGAACATATGTTTGAGGGTGAACATGGTTCTAAGGATGAATGGAGGGGGATGGTCTTAGCCCAAGCACCTATCATGAAAGCCTGGTTTTATATTACCTATGAGAAAGATCCTGTCTTGTACATGTACCAGCTTCTAGACGATTATAAAGAAGGAGACCTCCGTATCATGCCAGAGTCCAGTGAGTCTCCTCCAGcagagagggagccaggaggagttGTAGATGGCCTGATAGGTAAACATGTGGAGTATACCAAAGAAGATGGCTCCAAACGGATCGGCATGGTCATTCACCAAGTGGAAGCCAAACCCTCCGTGTATTTCATCAAGTTTGATGATGATTTCCATATCTATGTCTATGATTTGGTGAAAAAGTCCTAA
- the LOC106835085 gene encoding spindlin-2 isoform X2: MKTPNAQEAEGQQPRAAAGRTTGSANMTKKKASQKKQRGRPSSQPRRNIVGCRISHGWKEGDEPITQWKGTVLDQVPINPSLYLVKYDGIDCVYGLELHRDERVLSLKILSDRVASSQVSDANLANTIIGKAVEHMFEGEHGSKDEWRGMVLAQAPIMKAWFYITYEKDPVLYMYQLLDDYKEGDLRIMPESSESPPAEREPGGVVDGLIGKHVEYTKEDGSKRIGMVIHQVEAKPSVYFIKFDDDFHIYVYDLVKKS; the protein is encoded by the coding sequence ATGAAGACCCCCAACGCACAGGAGGCCGAAGGGCAACAACCCAGGGCAGCTGCGGGACGGACCACTGGGTCCGCAAACATGACGAAGAAAAAAGCCTCCCAAAAGAAGCAGAGGGGCAGACCTTCGTCCCAGCCCCGCAGGAACATCGTGGGCTGCAGAATTTCACACGGATGGAAGGAAGGCGATGAGCCCATAACCCAGTGGAAAGGAACCGTTCTGGATCAGGTGCCTATAAATCCCTCTCTTTATCTGGTGAAATATGATGGAATTGACTGTGTCTATGGACTGGAACTTCACCGAGATGAAAGAGTTTTGTCTCTTAAAATTCTTTCCGACAGGGTGGCATCATCTCAGGTCAGTGATGCAAACCTTGCAAATACCATAATTGGTAAAGCTGTGGAACATATGTTTGAGGGTGAACATGGTTCTAAGGATGAATGGAGGGGGATGGTCTTAGCCCAAGCACCTATCATGAAAGCCTGGTTTTATATTACCTATGAGAAAGATCCTGTCTTGTACATGTACCAGCTTCTAGACGATTATAAAGAAGGAGACCTCCGTATCATGCCAGAGTCCAGTGAGTCTCCTCCAGcagagagggagccaggaggagttGTAGATGGCCTGATAGGTAAACATGTGGAGTATACCAAAGAAGATGGCTCCAAACGGATCGGCATGGTCATTCACCAAGTGGAAGCCAAACCCTCCGTGTATTTCATCAAGTTTGATGATGATTTCCATATCTATGTCTATGATTTGGTGAAAAAGTCCTAA